A single Gasterosteus aculeatus chromosome 2, fGasAcu3.hap1.1, whole genome shotgun sequence DNA region contains:
- the commd7 gene encoding COMM domain-containing protein 7 — protein MLLHFTKDVLPDSVSTDFQNLNKLNERQFHRLIEILFQFLLEPKETERFMQLLGEFAGEHGMSAGPLKNLMKSVLLVPQGAMKKNLTAEQMKEDLLALGLSEEKSAQFSQQWGEHYAALSRLAVGQTLMVNQLVDMDWKFGVTVGTSEIQKVGNIFLQLKLVVRKGNSTENVYMELTLPQFYNFLHEMERAKASMECFS, from the exons ATGCTGCTTCATTTCACTAAAGACGTTCTACCGGATTCTGTCAGCACTGACTTTCAGAACCTCAACAAACTCAACGAGCGG CAATTTCATCGTCTGATTGAGATTCTGTTCCAGTTCCTGCTTGAGCCTAAAGAG ACGGAGAGGTTCATGCAACTGCTGGGCGAGTTTGCAGGGGAACACGGGATGAGTGCCGGCCCTCTGAAGAACCTGATGAAAAGCGTCCTCCTGGTGCCGCAGG GCGCCATGAAGAAAAACCTGACAGCTGAGCAGATGAAAGAAGACCTGTTGGCATTAG GGCTTAGCGAAGAAAAGTCGGCTCAATTTTCACAGCAG TGGGGGGAGCACTATGCGGCGCTGTCCAGGCTCGCCGTGGGACAGACTCTGATGGTCAACCAGCTCGTTGACATGGACTGGAAGTTTGgag TGACTGTGGGCACCAGTGAAATACAGAAAGTGGGCAATATTTTTCTGCAG TTAAAGCTTGTGGTCAGAAAGGGGAATTCCACTGAAAACGTCTACATGG AATTGACGCTCCCACAGTTTTACAACTTCCTACACGAGATGGAGAGAGCCAAGGCCAGCATGGAGTGTTTCAgctga